In Streptomyces nojiriensis, one genomic interval encodes:
- the murC gene encoding UDP-N-acetylmuramate--L-alanine ligase, translating to MKPGLPTAMERPHFIGIGGAGMSGIAKILAQRGAQVAGSDSRGDSETAEALRAHGATVHGGHAAGNLAADSTCVVVSSAIRADNPELARAAELGIPVVHRSDALAALMDGLRPIAVAGTHGKTTTTSMLAVSLSALGLDPSYAIGGDLDAPGSNAHHGEGDIFVAEADESDRTFHKYTPQVAIILNAELDHHANYASIDEIYESFETFVGKVVPGGTLVVAHGQEGAAEIARRAAGREGLTVVTYGEDEGADVRITKITPRGLTSEVTVVLDGRMLTFTVSVPGRHYAHNAVAALAAGVALGIPAHNLASALGKYTGVKRRLQLKGEAAGVQVIDSYAHHPTEMTADLEAIRGAAGDSRILVVFQPHLFSRTQELGKEMGASLALADASLVLDIYPAREDPIPGVTSELIISAARAAGADVTAEHDKAAVADAIAGMAKPGDLVLTMGAGDVTDLGPAILARLSS from the coding sequence ATGAAGCCCGGCCTGCCGACCGCCATGGAACGGCCCCACTTCATCGGCATCGGCGGCGCCGGCATGTCCGGCATCGCGAAGATCCTGGCCCAGCGCGGAGCGCAGGTGGCCGGCAGCGACAGCCGCGGTGACTCCGAGACCGCCGAGGCGCTGCGCGCCCACGGCGCCACGGTCCACGGCGGACACGCGGCCGGGAACCTCGCCGCCGACTCCACCTGCGTGGTCGTCTCCAGCGCGATCCGCGCCGACAACCCCGAGCTGGCCCGCGCCGCCGAGCTCGGCATCCCCGTCGTGCACCGCTCGGACGCGCTGGCCGCCCTGATGGACGGGCTGCGGCCGATCGCCGTCGCCGGCACGCACGGCAAGACCACCACCACCTCGATGCTGGCGGTGTCCCTCTCGGCCCTGGGCCTGGACCCCTCGTACGCCATCGGCGGCGACCTGGACGCCCCCGGCTCCAACGCCCACCACGGCGAGGGCGACATCTTCGTCGCCGAGGCGGACGAGAGCGACCGCACCTTCCACAAGTACACCCCGCAGGTCGCGATCATCCTCAACGCGGAGCTCGACCACCACGCGAACTACGCCTCCATCGACGAGATCTACGAGTCCTTCGAGACCTTCGTCGGCAAGGTCGTGCCCGGCGGCACCCTCGTCGTCGCCCACGGCCAGGAGGGCGCGGCCGAGATCGCCCGCCGCGCCGCCGGCCGGGAGGGCCTCACCGTCGTCACGTACGGCGAGGATGAGGGCGCCGACGTCCGGATCACCAAGATCACCCCGCGCGGTCTGACCAGCGAGGTCACCGTGGTCCTGGACGGCCGGATGCTCACCTTCACCGTCTCGGTCCCCGGCCGCCACTACGCGCACAACGCCGTAGCGGCCCTCGCCGCGGGCGTGGCGCTCGGCATCCCGGCGCACAACCTGGCGAGCGCGCTCGGCAAGTACACCGGCGTCAAGCGCCGCCTCCAGCTCAAGGGCGAGGCCGCGGGCGTCCAGGTGATCGACTCCTACGCGCACCACCCCACCGAGATGACCGCCGACCTGGAGGCCATCCGCGGAGCCGCCGGCGACTCCCGGATCCTGGTCGTCTTCCAGCCGCACCTCTTCTCCCGCACCCAGGAGCTCGGCAAGGAGATGGGCGCGTCCCTGGCCCTCGCCGACGCCTCCCTGGTCCTGGACATCTACCCGGCCCGCGAGGACCCGATCCCCGGCGTCACCAGCGAGCTGATCATCTCGGCCGCGCGGGCGGCGGGCGCCGACGTCACCGCCGAGCACGACAAGGCGGCCGTCGCCGACGCCATCGCGGGAATGGCCAAGCCCGGTGATCTCGTTCTCACCATGGGCGCGGGCGACGTCACGGACCTCGGTCCGGCCATCCTCGCCCGGCTGTCGAGCTGA
- the msrB gene encoding peptide-methionine (R)-S-oxide reductase MsrB yields MSYEVEKTDEQWQAELTPSEYQVLRLAGTEPAFRGEYTDTKTEGVYSCRGCGSELFRSSEKFESHCGWPSFFDPKDTEAVELISDTSHGMVRTEVRCAKCGSHLGHVFEGEGYPTPTDQRYCINSISLRLTPTEG; encoded by the coding sequence ATGTCCTACGAGGTCGAGAAGACGGACGAGCAGTGGCAGGCGGAGCTGACCCCGTCCGAGTACCAGGTACTGCGCCTGGCGGGCACCGAGCCGGCCTTCCGCGGTGAATACACGGACACCAAGACGGAGGGCGTCTACTCCTGCCGCGGCTGCGGGTCCGAGCTGTTCCGCTCGTCGGAGAAGTTCGAGTCGCACTGCGGCTGGCCCTCCTTCTTCGACCCCAAGGACACCGAGGCGGTCGAACTGATCTCGGACACCTCGCACGGGATGGTCCGCACGGAGGTCCGCTGCGCGAAGTGCGGCTCCCACCTGGGCCACGTCTTCGAGGGCGAGGGCTACCCGACCCCCACGGACCAGCGGTACTGCATCAACAGCATCTCCCTGCGCCTGACGCCGACGGAGGGCTGA
- a CDS encoding nuclear transport factor 2 family protein codes for MSTAAPTDTRTVVEELLRRIGGGDPERIAELYAERGDWKLDWPEAEHGRGATPWIRHRSTRADAAAHYRELAEYHVPEDVGNEVERILVDGSDAVVLGEIRRTARPTGRAYRARFALHLTVEDGLVTRHHVYEDSLAVARAFEAGDRLPR; via the coding sequence ATGTCCACAGCCGCACCTACGGACACGCGCACCGTGGTGGAGGAGTTGCTGCGCAGGATCGGCGGGGGCGACCCCGAGCGCATCGCCGAGTTGTACGCCGAGCGGGGCGATTGGAAGCTCGACTGGCCGGAGGCCGAGCACGGCCGCGGTGCCACGCCGTGGATCCGGCACCGGTCCACCCGGGCCGACGCCGCGGCCCACTATCGCGAGCTCGCCGAGTACCACGTGCCCGAGGACGTGGGGAACGAGGTCGAGCGCATCCTCGTCGACGGGAGCGACGCGGTCGTGCTCGGCGAGATCCGCCGGACCGCCCGGCCCACCGGACGCGCGTATCGCGCGCGGTTCGCCCTGCATCTCACCGTCGAGGACGGTCTGGTCACCCGGCACCACGTCTACGAGGACAGCCTCGCCGTCGCCCGGGCCTTCGAGGCCGGGGACCGGCTTCCCCGATGA
- a CDS encoding sensor histidine kinase — MRLRTLLIWLAVVPTLAMGTQVTVTAERLLAQSDKLRSDVAAAEQVGAPLYTLMVDMQAERTATAARWAGNDGSEGELRARRDATDLAAAEFRRLAVDPSRSFAEVTRQLEKLPVHRQRADTRSGSADSTLAYYSEVIGKVIQVYQQEFSHAEDAELAQASRPVVSMLQATEMVAREDTVLALAGPSGELTFAGYDQFVSALGAQRYLHEALIVPHLTARDQRFYERVVGSSDWQTKTRIESAVLSGHKDIPSGIKLPADINGWSSAHSNFSVQMTTLNIDLARSVLARGEAKADELQTEVAWLIGGSAGGLLAVVIVVVLTTRSVLRRLKNLHERTVTVAEETLPDVVARLRRGQTVDPDALPAVSGDQDEVGRISDAFARAVAVSVDGHRELAAERHGFGLFASGIASRTGNLVSRQLSLTEDLQDTFGHDEALLAELMRADQLTVGMRRQIENLLILAGGEVPDPHTEPMRVADLLREAAAEVEDFRRIERQALDETSVEPGAVSQISHLLAELLDNATRFSPPKSKVVIRAELVTDGLSVEIEDRGPRVSPERYEEMNGRLHEAPPYSVLAQNAHRLGLFVVGHLADQLRATVTLRRSVYGGTSAVVILPRQLLVTTDPQAPREIEPQARVLELLPAPAPAPAPAPALALAAPAPSRPAERGPEPAVAPDPEPEPVVRTSAGLPSRRAKTPAAVPAPAPAAVPALVPAPAVRPALPERVPQTHIAEQLREPRAQETVVRPDTATPEEVADAWADYEQGTQTVEEELRRDQP; from the coding sequence GTGCGTCTGCGCACCCTCCTGATCTGGCTGGCGGTGGTCCCCACCCTCGCGATGGGCACCCAGGTGACGGTGACCGCGGAGCGGTTGCTGGCCCAGTCGGACAAGCTGCGGTCCGACGTGGCGGCCGCCGAACAGGTCGGCGCCCCGCTCTACACGCTCATGGTCGACATGCAGGCCGAACGGACGGCGACCGCCGCCCGGTGGGCGGGCAACGACGGGTCCGAGGGCGAACTGCGCGCCCGCCGCGATGCCACGGACCTGGCCGCGGCCGAGTTCCGCCGCCTGGCGGTCGATCCCTCGCGGTCCTTCGCGGAGGTGACCCGGCAACTGGAGAAACTGCCCGTCCACCGGCAGCGCGCGGACACCCGCAGCGGCTCCGCCGACAGCACGCTGGCCTACTACTCCGAGGTGATCGGCAAGGTCATCCAGGTGTACCAGCAGGAGTTCAGCCACGCCGAGGACGCCGAACTCGCCCAGGCCAGCCGTCCCGTGGTGTCGATGCTCCAGGCCACCGAGATGGTGGCGCGCGAGGACACCGTCCTGGCCCTGGCGGGCCCGTCGGGGGAACTGACCTTCGCCGGCTACGACCAGTTCGTCAGTGCCCTGGGTGCCCAGCGGTACCTGCACGAGGCGCTGATCGTGCCGCACCTGACGGCCCGGGACCAGCGGTTCTACGAGCGGGTCGTCGGCTCCTCGGACTGGCAGACCAAGACGCGCATCGAGAGCGCGGTCCTCTCCGGGCACAAGGACATCCCCTCGGGCATCAAGCTGCCCGCCGACATCAACGGCTGGTCCTCCGCGCACTCCAACTTCTCGGTGCAGATGACCACGCTCAACATCGACCTGGCGCGCTCGGTGCTCGCCCGCGGCGAGGCCAAGGCCGACGAGCTGCAGACCGAGGTCGCCTGGCTGATCGGGGGCAGCGCCGGCGGGCTGCTGGCCGTCGTGATCGTGGTCGTCCTCACCACCCGGTCGGTGCTCCGCCGCCTGAAGAACCTGCACGAACGCACGGTGACCGTCGCCGAGGAGACCCTCCCCGACGTCGTCGCCCGGCTCCGGCGCGGGCAGACCGTGGACCCCGACGCCCTGCCGGCCGTGAGCGGGGACCAGGACGAGGTCGGACGCATCAGCGACGCCTTCGCCCGGGCCGTCGCGGTGTCCGTCGACGGACACCGCGAGCTCGCTGCCGAGCGCCACGGATTCGGCCTGTTCGCCTCCGGCATCGCCTCGCGCACCGGAAACCTGGTCAGCCGCCAGCTGAGCCTCACCGAGGACCTCCAGGACACCTTCGGCCACGACGAGGCGCTGCTCGCCGAGCTGATGCGCGCCGACCAGCTGACGGTCGGCATGCGGCGGCAGATCGAGAACCTCCTCATCCTGGCGGGCGGCGAGGTCCCCGACCCGCACACCGAGCCCATGCGCGTCGCAGACCTGCTGCGCGAAGCGGCAGCGGAGGTCGAGGACTTCCGGCGCATCGAGCGGCAGGCCCTGGACGAGACCAGCGTGGAACCCGGCGCCGTCAGCCAGATCAGCCACCTGCTCGCGGAGCTGCTGGACAACGCCACCCGGTTCTCCCCGCCCAAGTCCAAGGTGGTCATCCGCGCCGAACTGGTGACGGACGGGCTGTCGGTCGAGATCGAGGACCGCGGGCCGCGGGTGAGCCCGGAGCGCTACGAGGAGATGAACGGGCGCCTGCACGAGGCCCCGCCGTACTCCGTGCTGGCGCAGAACGCGCACCGGCTCGGCCTCTTCGTGGTCGGGCACCTCGCCGACCAGCTCCGCGCGACGGTGACCCTGCGCCGCTCGGTGTACGGGGGCACCTCGGCGGTGGTGATCCTGCCCAGGCAGCTGCTGGTGACGACCGACCCGCAGGCCCCGCGCGAGATCGAGCCGCAGGCCCGGGTCCTGGAGCTGCTCCCGGCCCCGGCGCCGGCCCCGGCGCCGGCCCCGGCTCTGGCCTTGGCCGCCCCCGCGCCGAGCCGGCCCGCGGAACGAGGGCCCGAGCCCGCCGTCGCGCCCGACCCGGAGCCCGAGCCCGTCGTGCGCACGAGCGCCGGGCTGCCGAGCCGCCGTGCGAAGACACCCGCGGCCGTGCCCGCACCCGCACCCGCGGCCGTGCCCGCCCTCGTACCCGCGCCCGCGGTCCGCCCGGCCCTCCCCGAGCGCGTCCCGCAGACCCACATCGCCGAACAGCTGCGCGAGCCCCGCGCGCAGGAAACCGTCGTCCGGCCCGACACCGCGACACCCGAAGAGGTGGCCGATGCCTGGGCGGACTACGAACAGGGGACCCAGACAGTGGAAGAAGAGCTCCGACGGGATCAGCCATGA
- a CDS encoding roadblock/LC7 domain-containing protein, translating to MTTSSNTAASNDAIYSVLDNNLSRIAGVQGAVLLSNDGIKLSAYLLDEPQAERMAAAASGIASTMKAISREIDGGRVIRQLVEMDDRYLCIVGCGEGSTLIVVTSRKARLGELGGEAVRTAQALGEWLGTPERGQPTA from the coding sequence ATGACCACCTCATCGAACACCGCAGCATCCAACGACGCGATCTACAGCGTCCTCGACAACAACCTGAGCAGGATCGCCGGCGTCCAGGGGGCCGTGCTGCTCTCCAACGACGGCATCAAGCTCAGCGCCTACCTGCTGGACGAGCCCCAGGCCGAGCGCATGGCGGCCGCCGCCTCCGGCATCGCGTCCACGATGAAGGCGATATCCCGGGAGATCGACGGCGGTCGCGTCATCCGCCAACTCGTCGAGATGGACGACCGGTACCTCTGCATCGTCGGATGCGGCGAGGGCAGCACGCTCATCGTGGTGACCTCCCGCAAGGCACGGCTCGGGGAGCTGGGCGGCGAGGCCGTACGGACCGCCCAGGCGCTCGGCGAGTGGCTGGGCACGCCCGAGCGCGGCCAGCCGACCGCGTAA
- a CDS encoding DUF742 domain-containing protein, with product MPQDEPQPQAQPPGRRRTRLYALTDGRTAAAHTVLTMDTTITAAADGEVDGTLPTEWQEILTMCAPPGGRAVAEIAARMHIRLTPMTLLLGELAERGLIHHRPPLAVAETTDVHLLMRIRDSLARI from the coding sequence ATGCCGCAGGACGAGCCACAGCCACAGGCGCAGCCCCCGGGCCGCCGCCGGACGCGGCTGTACGCCCTGACCGACGGGCGTACGGCCGCCGCGCACACCGTCCTCACCATGGACACCACCATCACGGCGGCGGCCGACGGCGAGGTGGACGGGACCCTGCCCACCGAGTGGCAGGAGATCCTCACCATGTGCGCGCCGCCGGGCGGGCGGGCGGTCGCCGAGATCGCGGCGCGGATGCACATCCGCCTCACCCCGATGACGCTGCTCCTCGGCGAACTCGCCGAGCGCGGGCTGATCCACCACCGGCCGCCCCTGGCGGTCGCCGAGACCACCGATGTCCACCTGCTCATGAGAATCAGGGACAGCCTTGCCCGGATATGA
- a CDS encoding GTP-binding protein, with amino-acid sequence MPGYDTTAPQEPAPVKILVAGGFGVGKTTLVETISEIEPLRTEERLTSAGIGVDDLGGIESKTVTTVAMDFGRLTLTDAGVVLYLFGTPGQERFWFMWDDLLNGALGAIVLVDTRRLDRSFPAVDFFESRGLPFVVGANCFHGEQPYTAEEIGAALHLRDPNTPVLMLDARSRTDVRGSLLALLDLLIAGAQAPAGVSG; translated from the coding sequence TTGCCCGGATATGACACGACCGCCCCGCAGGAACCGGCCCCGGTCAAGATCCTCGTCGCCGGTGGGTTCGGGGTCGGGAAGACGACCCTGGTGGAGACGATCTCCGAGATCGAGCCGCTGCGCACCGAGGAGCGGCTGACGTCCGCCGGCATCGGCGTCGACGATCTCGGCGGCATCGAGTCCAAGACGGTGACCACCGTGGCGATGGACTTCGGCCGGCTCACCCTCACCGACGCCGGAGTGGTCCTCTACCTGTTCGGTACGCCCGGCCAGGAACGCTTCTGGTTCATGTGGGACGACCTGCTGAACGGGGCGCTCGGAGCGATCGTGCTCGTCGACACCCGGCGCCTGGACCGCAGCTTCCCGGCCGTGGACTTCTTCGAGAGCCGCGGACTGCCCTTCGTGGTCGGCGCGAACTGCTTCCACGGCGAACAGCCCTACACCGCCGAGGAGATCGGAGCGGCGCTGCACCTGCGCGATCCGAACACGCCCGTCCTCATGCTCGACGCCCGCTCCCGTACGGACGTCCGCGGCTCCCTGCTCGCGCTGCTCGACCTGCTCATCGCCGGTGCGCAGGCCCCGGCGGGCGTCAGCGGCTGA
- a CDS encoding NAD-dependent epimerase/dehydratase family protein: MIAVTGASGFCGGHVARAAAAAGAEVVCLGRRPGPVGTHRFWDAAAEPPDLAGVDLVVHCAAAVGDPAPGSRAAALMRAVNVDGTERLLEAAGGRPVVWVSSASVYDPRHDRGLVGEEHPRAGQLNAYGRTKAAGEDLALAAGAVVLRPRAVYGPGDTTLLPRLLSRVRAGTLLLPGPDVRLSLTAVENLTRACLAAASWAPGAYNIADGEPYGRDAAVAAVLRAHGVRARIRHLPLPVAAAAARVAEAVAAVAGAEPALSRYAVDQLAHPVVLDLTRARAQGWAPHRTLADHLASVVGARPGLSR, from the coding sequence GTGATCGCGGTCACGGGCGCGAGCGGCTTCTGCGGCGGGCACGTCGCGCGCGCCGCCGCGGCGGCCGGGGCCGAGGTGGTGTGCCTGGGCCGCAGACCGGGCCCGGTGGGCACGCACCGCTTCTGGGACGCCGCCGCGGAGCCGCCGGACCTGGCGGGCGTGGACCTCGTGGTGCACTGCGCGGCGGCCGTCGGCGATCCGGCCCCCGGCTCACGGGCCGCTGCGCTGATGCGCGCGGTCAACGTGGACGGCACCGAGCGGCTGCTCGAAGCGGCGGGCGGGCGGCCGGTGGTGTGGGTGAGCAGCGCCAGCGTCTACGATCCGCGGCACGACCGCGGCCTGGTCGGCGAGGAGCACCCGCGCGCCGGGCAGTTGAACGCCTACGGCCGGACGAAGGCGGCGGGCGAGGACCTGGCACTGGCCGCCGGGGCGGTGGTGCTGCGGCCCCGGGCCGTCTACGGGCCGGGCGACACCACGCTGCTGCCCCGGCTGCTCTCCCGGGTCCGGGCCGGCACCCTGCTGCTGCCCGGCCCGGACGTCCGGCTCAGCCTCACCGCGGTGGAGAACCTGACGCGGGCCTGCCTGGCGGCGGCGTCCTGGGCGCCGGGCGCGTACAACATCGCCGACGGGGAACCGTACGGCCGCGACGCGGCGGTCGCCGCGGTCCTGCGGGCCCACGGCGTCCGGGCCCGGATCCGGCACCTCCCGCTGCCGGTGGCCGCCGCGGCGGCCCGGGTCGCGGAGGCGGTGGCGGCGGTGGCCGGGGCCGAACCGGCCCTCAGCCGCTACGCGGTGGACCAGCTGGCGCACCCGGTGGTCCTGGACCTCACCCGGGCCCGGGCCCAGGGCTGGGCCCCGCACCGCACCCTGGCGGACCACCTGGCCTCGGTGGTCGGAGCCCGGCCGGGGCTCAGCCGCTGA